The following coding sequences lie in one Maledivibacter sp. genomic window:
- a CDS encoding iron-only hydrogenase system regulator yields MDKRIGVVAIIVEDSHSINRVNSILSSYSELVVGRMGVPYKEKNVKVISIIVDGTTDDIGAMTGKLGRLDGVTVKSALTKK; encoded by the coding sequence ATGGATAAGAGAATAGGTGTGGTAGCCATAATAGTAGAAGATTCCCATAGTATAAATAGGGTGAATTCAATTCTTTCGAGCTACTCTGAATTGGTTGTTGGAAGAATGGGTGTGCCCTATAAAGAAAAAAATGTGAAGGTAATATCAATAATTGTAGATGGAACCACAGATGATATTGGAGCCATGACTGGAAAACTTGGAAGATTAGATGGGGTAACGGTGAAGAGTGCGCTTACGAAAAAATAG
- a CDS encoding NADH-dependent [FeFe] hydrogenase, group A6 produces the protein MEKVTLTINGRQIEVPSTYTVLEAAKEAGIDIPTLCYLKDINEVGACRVCLVEVEGARSLQASCVLPVRDGMVVKTNTKHVRETVKTTVELILANHNRECLTCFRNRNCELQTLAEELGIQEVPFEGEKRVSTVDDLSHSIVRDASKCILCGRCVNVCRKVQEIGVLDFTNRGFKTEVAPAFDKSMADSPCIYCGQCIVACPVAALREKSDIERIWDAIEDPDTHVLVQTAPAVRAALGEEFGLPIGTRVTGKMAASLRRLGFNKVFDTNFAADLTIMEEGHELLDRIQNGGTLPMITSCSPGWIRYCEFYYPEFLDNLSSCKSPHQMMGAVLKSYYAEMNNIDPKKIFVVSIMPCTSKKTESAREEMEVNGLRDVDAVLTTRELGKMIKQARIKFLELPDEKFDEVFGEYTGAGVIFGATGGVMEAALRTVADVLTGEDLEDIEYNVVRGVEEGIKEAELEIAGNKIRIAVAHGTAMASKILDMVKAGEKDYHFIEIMGCSGGCVTGGGQPQVPAKVLMDVDVRVERAKALYEEDTIMEERKSHKNPMIQKLYNEYLGKPNSHKAHDLLHTHYHRREIYPTEEKCNCSSVDEAACGCDK, from the coding sequence ATGGAAAAAGTTACTTTAACCATAAATGGTAGGCAGATTGAAGTACCAAGCACTTATACTGTACTTGAAGCTGCGAAAGAAGCTGGAATAGATATACCTACACTTTGCTATCTTAAGGATATTAATGAAGTAGGGGCCTGTAGAGTATGTTTAGTAGAGGTGGAAGGAGCTAGAAGCTTACAAGCATCTTGTGTTCTTCCTGTAAGAGACGGAATGGTAGTTAAAACTAATACTAAGCACGTAAGGGAGACTGTAAAAACTACTGTTGAATTAATATTAGCAAATCACAACAGAGAATGTTTAACATGCTTTAGAAATAGAAACTGTGAATTACAGACATTAGCAGAGGAATTGGGAATACAAGAAGTACCCTTTGAAGGTGAAAAGAGAGTTAGCACTGTTGATGATTTATCCCATTCTATAGTAAGGGATGCAAGTAAATGTATCCTTTGTGGAAGATGTGTTAATGTATGTAGAAAAGTTCAAGAAATTGGAGTGCTTGACTTTACAAATAGAGGCTTCAAGACCGAAGTTGCCCCTGCTTTTGATAAGAGTATGGCTGATTCACCATGTATTTACTGTGGACAATGTATAGTTGCATGTCCAGTTGCAGCATTAAGAGAAAAGTCTGATATTGAAAGAATATGGGATGCAATAGAAGACCCTGATACCCATGTATTGGTTCAAACTGCACCTGCAGTTAGAGCTGCCCTTGGTGAGGAATTTGGATTGCCAATAGGAACTAGAGTAACGGGTAAAATGGCTGCGTCATTAAGAAGACTTGGATTTAATAAAGTGTTTGATACTAACTTTGCGGCTGACCTTACAATAATGGAGGAAGGCCATGAATTATTAGATAGAATCCAAAATGGTGGAACTTTACCTATGATTACTTCATGTTCTCCGGGATGGATAAGATATTGTGAATTCTACTATCCAGAGTTTTTAGATAACCTATCAAGCTGTAAATCACCACATCAAATGATGGGCGCAGTACTAAAATCATACTATGCTGAAATGAATAATATTGATCCTAAGAAGATATTTGTAGTTTCAATAATGCCTTGTACTTCTAAGAAGACAGAGTCTGCAAGGGAAGAAATGGAAGTAAATGGCTTGAGGGATGTAGATGCTGTTCTTACCACTAGAGAACTTGGAAAAATGATTAAGCAAGCTAGAATCAAGTTCTTAGAATTACCCGATGAAAAATTTGATGAGGTATTCGGTGAATACACTGGAGCAGGGGTTATATTTGGTGCTACTGGTGGGGTTATGGAAGCAGCGCTTAGAACTGTAGCTGATGTGTTAACAGGTGAAGATTTAGAGGATATAGAATATAATGTTGTTAGAGGCGTTGAAGAGGGAATTAAGGAAGCTGAATTAGAAATAGCTGGAAATAAAATCAGAATAGCTGTTGCCCATGGAACAGCCATGGCATCTAAGATTTTAGATATGGTTAAAGCCGGTGAAAAGGACTATCACTTCATCGAAATTATGGGATGTAGCGGTGGTTGTGTAACCGGTGGTGGACAGCCCCAGGTTCCTGCTAAGGTACTAATGGATGTAGATGTAAGAGTAGAAAGAGCCAAGGCGTTATATGAAGAAGATACGATAATGGAAGAAAGAAAATCCCATAAGAATCCTATGATTCAGAAGCTTTATAATGAGTACTTGGGTAAACCAAATAGTCATAAAGCCCATGATCTTTTACACACTCACTATCATAGGAGAGAAATATATCCAACTGAGGAAAAGTGTAATTGTTCCTCGGTTGACGAAGCCGCATGCGGATGTGATAAATAA
- the nuoF gene encoding NADH-quinone oxidoreductase subunit NuoF yields MELYRSHVLICGGTGCTSSGSTNIEEKFVSELAKHELTNEVKLVKTGCFGLCEAGPIVIVYPEGSFYSHIKVEDVERIVEEHLLKGRIVKDLLHQESVEEDTIKSINEVGFYQKQKRVALRNCGIINPEVIDEYIAMDGYKALGKVLTEMTPEQVIEEVKASGLRGRGGGGFPTGLKWQFAYGSKDDQKYVACNADEGDPGAFMDRSVLEGDPHAVIEAMAIAGYAIGADQGYVYVRAEYPIAVNRLEIAIAQAKEYGLLGKDIFGTGFNFDLEVRLGAGAFVCGEETALLQSIEGKRGMPKPRPPFPAVKGLWNKPTLLNNVETYSNIPQIMLNGSEWFASIGTEKSKGTKVFALGGKINNTGLVEIPMGTTLREVIYEIGGGIPKGKKFKAVQTGGPSGGCITADYLDTPIDYDNLIELGSMMGSGGMIVMDEDNCMVDIARFFLDFTVDESCGKCTPCREGTKRMLEILEKITEGRGEPEDIDKLENLAKTIKSASLCGLGQTAPNPVLSTLKYFRHEYEAHIYDKKCPAGACKSLLQYTITDACKGCTLCAKACPVNCISGEVKKIHEIDQSKCIKCGACMEKCPFNAIVKK; encoded by the coding sequence ATGGAATTATATAGATCACACGTACTGATCTGTGGAGGAACAGGATGTACATCATCAGGATCTACGAATATAGAAGAGAAATTCGTGTCAGAATTAGCAAAACACGAGCTTACAAATGAAGTTAAACTAGTAAAAACAGGATGTTTTGGACTTTGTGAAGCAGGACCTATAGTAATAGTATACCCAGAAGGATCATTTTATAGTCATATAAAGGTTGAAGATGTAGAAAGAATAGTTGAAGAGCATTTATTAAAGGGCAGAATAGTTAAGGATTTATTACATCAAGAGTCAGTAGAAGAAGATACTATAAAATCAATTAACGAAGTGGGCTTTTATCAGAAGCAAAAGAGGGTAGCACTTAGAAACTGTGGAATTATAAATCCGGAAGTAATTGATGAATATATAGCAATGGATGGATATAAGGCATTAGGAAAAGTGCTTACGGAAATGACACCGGAGCAGGTAATAGAAGAAGTAAAGGCATCTGGACTTAGGGGCCGTGGCGGTGGAGGATTTCCAACTGGACTTAAGTGGCAATTTGCCTATGGCTCAAAGGATGATCAAAAGTATGTAGCGTGTAACGCCGATGAAGGAGATCCAGGGGCATTTATGGATAGAAGTGTACTTGAGGGTGATCCCCATGCTGTAATAGAAGCAATGGCTATAGCTGGATATGCCATAGGAGCAGATCAAGGGTATGTTTATGTAAGGGCTGAGTATCCAATAGCTGTGAATAGACTTGAAATAGCTATTGCACAAGCAAAGGAATACGGATTACTTGGTAAGGATATATTTGGAACAGGTTTTAACTTCGATTTAGAAGTAAGACTAGGAGCAGGGGCTTTCGTATGTGGAGAAGAAACTGCATTACTTCAATCTATCGAAGGAAAACGTGGTATGCCAAAACCAAGGCCACCGTTCCCTGCTGTAAAAGGATTGTGGAATAAGCCAACATTATTAAACAATGTTGAGACATATTCAAATATACCACAAATCATGTTAAATGGTTCGGAGTGGTTTGCATCAATTGGAACAGAAAAATCTAAAGGAACAAAGGTATTCGCTTTAGGTGGAAAGATAAATAATACAGGATTAGTTGAAATACCCATGGGAACAACATTAAGAGAAGTAATATATGAAATAGGTGGGGGAATACCAAAGGGTAAGAAATTTAAAGCGGTACAAACCGGTGGACCATCTGGAGGATGTATTACTGCTGATTATTTAGATACACCAATCGATTATGATAACCTAATAGAGCTTGGATCAATGATGGGTTCAGGTGGTATGATCGTAATGGATGAAGATAACTGTATGGTAGATATAGCGAGATTCTTCTTAGACTTTACTGTGGATGAGTCATGTGGAAAATGTACGCCATGTAGGGAAGGTACAAAGAGAATGCTAGAGATTCTTGAGAAGATAACTGAAGGCCGGGGTGAGCCAGAGGATATAGATAAATTAGAGAACTTAGCGAAGACAATCAAATCCGCATCATTATGTGGTCTTGGACAAACAGCACCTAACCCAGTACTTTCTACATTGAAATACTTTAGACATGAATATGAGGCTCATATTTATGATAAAAAATGTCCAGCGGGAGCATGCAAATCATTATTACAGTACACAATCACAGATGCGTGTAAAGGATGTACATTATGTGCTAAGGCATGCCCAGTAAATTGTATAAGCGGAGAAGTTAAGAAAATACATGAAATAGATCAAAGTAAGTGTATCAAGTGCGGAGCTTGTATGGAAAAATGTCCATTTAACGCTATTGTTAAGAAGTAG
- a CDS encoding (2Fe-2S) ferredoxin domain-containing protein — MKSLAELAKIREEALKKVDIRKERKGTRIVVGMATCGISAGARPVLTALLEEVKKRNLTDVEVTQTGCIGVCKLEPIVEVYKEGEDKVTYVDMSPEKARRVIAEHIVNGKVVSECTIGAYEK, encoded by the coding sequence ATGAAATCATTAGCAGAATTAGCTAAGATAAGGGAAGAAGCCCTAAAAAAGGTGGATATTAGAAAAGAAAGAAAGGGTACAAGAATAGTAGTTGGTATGGCAACGTGTGGAATATCAGCGGGGGCAAGACCTGTACTTACGGCATTATTGGAGGAAGTTAAGAAAAGAAATTTAACAGACGTAGAAGTAACGCAAACGGGATGTATAGGTGTCTGTAAGCTAGAGCCAATCGTGGAAGTTTATAAAGAAGGCGAAGATAAGGTAACATACGTGGATATGAGCCCAGAGAAAGCGAGAAGAGTAATAGCTGAACACATAGTAAATGGAAAAGTGGTTTCAGAGTGTACCATAGGAGCGTATGAGAAATAG
- a CDS encoding NAD(P)H-dependent oxidoreductase subunit E produces MAKDILTKENFNKLSEVIEANKERKGALMPVLNEAQNIFGAVPLEVQKVISKGLDIPVAEIYGVVTFYSQFSLEPKGQYVIGVCLGTACYVKGAQAIIDRISRDLNVEVGGTSADGKYTLEATRCIGACGLAPVLTVNEDVYGKLVESDVPGILKKY; encoded by the coding sequence ATGGCTAAGGATATCTTGACAAAAGAAAATTTTAACAAACTAAGTGAAGTGATTGAAGCTAACAAGGAAAGAAAAGGTGCATTAATGCCGGTACTTAATGAAGCTCAAAATATATTTGGAGCTGTACCACTTGAAGTACAAAAGGTTATATCAAAGGGTTTAGACATACCTGTGGCAGAAATTTATGGGGTAGTAACATTTTATTCACAATTTTCACTTGAACCAAAGGGACAATATGTAATAGGAGTATGTTTAGGTACAGCATGCTATGTAAAGGGCGCACAAGCTATTATTGACAGAATAAGCAGAGATTTAAATGTAGAAGTAGGAGGAACATCAGCAGACGGCAAATATACTTTAGAAGCTACAAGATGTATCGGAGCATGTGGACTTGCACCAGTATTAACGGTTAATGAAGATGTATACGGGAAATTAGTTGAATCAGATGTTCCTGGTATTTTGAAGAAATATTAA